Proteins encoded together in one Corynebacterium liangguodongii window:
- a CDS encoding DAK2 domain-containing protein, giving the protein MANPPAFDGPRLLSWAQRSAAELERRRVEINQLNVFPVPDSDTGSNMAHTMAAAVRQAAELAPGASAAEVAEALAVGSMRGARGNSGVVLSQVIRGVAQSVGEAPLGGEAVAEALTSAVDFVDRAIAEPVEGTVVTVLRAAAEAAGAARSLGLEAVAAAASDAAREALARTPSQLPALREAGVVDAGGTGLAILLEQLVNEIAGRGGAVPVPLPDEDGQPAPYLEVMFFFDGHLDALEATLRELGGDSIAVARASETSGRVHVHSRRAGAVIEAAFAAGQVSGLRLEVLPDDDPAAGAGEAAPRRIIVALAPPGSVAEIFREAGALAVDAGEDPAGAVLEAIAGSRAREVIVLPNGLMGAEEIAEVERRAGVEPGALSVAPTVRLVNGIAALSVYEPEQPLASAAYTMAEAAGAMRTAVVQRTNGGISVATAAGVSVEGGSAAEVIALACERLLGQGGELVSILFDPDQVAAAEIAALGQPAAELRAHPADGLGVIAEIGVE; this is encoded by the coding sequence ATGGCTAACCCACCCGCGTTCGACGGCCCCCGCCTGCTGTCTTGGGCACAACGCTCGGCCGCCGAGCTCGAGCGCCGCAGGGTGGAGATCAACCAGCTCAACGTCTTCCCTGTGCCCGATTCGGATACCGGTTCCAACATGGCCCATACCATGGCGGCGGCGGTGCGGCAGGCCGCCGAGCTCGCCCCCGGTGCCAGCGCCGCCGAGGTGGCGGAGGCACTGGCCGTAGGCAGCATGCGCGGCGCCCGCGGAAACTCGGGCGTGGTGCTCTCCCAGGTCATCCGGGGGGTAGCGCAGTCGGTGGGTGAGGCACCCCTCGGCGGCGAGGCGGTGGCCGAGGCGCTGACAAGCGCGGTGGATTTCGTCGACCGCGCGATCGCGGAGCCCGTCGAGGGCACGGTGGTCACCGTCTTGCGCGCCGCGGCGGAAGCGGCCGGTGCCGCGCGCTCCTTGGGCCTCGAGGCGGTCGCAGCCGCGGCGAGCGATGCCGCGCGCGAGGCGCTCGCCCGCACCCCCTCCCAGCTGCCGGCACTGCGCGAGGCCGGGGTGGTCGATGCCGGGGGGACCGGACTTGCCATCCTGCTCGAGCAGCTCGTCAACGAGATCGCCGGGCGCGGCGGCGCGGTACCGGTCCCCCTACCAGATGAGGATGGCCAGCCCGCGCCCTACCTCGAGGTCATGTTTTTCTTCGACGGGCACTTAGATGCGCTCGAGGCGACGCTGCGCGAGCTTGGCGGCGATAGCATCGCGGTGGCCCGGGCGAGCGAGACCAGCGGCAGGGTGCACGTCCACTCGCGCCGGGCCGGTGCCGTCATCGAGGCCGCCTTCGCGGCCGGACAGGTCAGCGGCCTGCGTCTCGAGGTGTTGCCCGATGATGACCCGGCAGCAGGGGCGGGGGAGGCCGCGCCCCGGCGGATCATCGTCGCGCTGGCGCCGCCCGGATCGGTCGCCGAGATCTTCCGCGAGGCCGGAGCGCTTGCGGTGGACGCCGGGGAGGACCCGGCCGGGGCTGTGCTGGAGGCGATCGCGGGGTCCCGGGCGCGGGAGGTCATCGTCTTGCCCAACGGCCTGATGGGGGCCGAGGAGATCGCGGAGGTGGAAAGGCGCGCCGGCGTCGAGCCCGGGGCGCTCAGCGTCGCCCCGACGGTGCGTTTGGTCAACGGCATCGCGGCCTTGTCTGTCTACGAGCCCGAGCAGCCGCTCGCCAGCGCCGCCTACACCATGGCGGAGGCGGCTGGGGCGATGCGCACGGCCGTGGTCCAGCGCACCAACGGCGGCATTTCCGTGGCCACGGCGGCGGGCGTGAGCGTCGAGGGCGGGTCGGCGGCCGAGGTGATCGCGCTCGCGTGCGAGCGCCTCCTCGGCCAGGGCGGTGAGCTCGTCTCCATCCTCTTCGACCCGGATCAGGTCGCCGCGGCGGAGATCGCCGCGCTCGGCCAGCCGGCGGCGGAGCTGCGTGCCCACCCGGCTGATGGGCTCGGAGTGATCGCGGAGATCGGGGTGGAGTAG
- a CDS encoding uracil-DNA glycosylase yields MTLPVHESWQSPLAPVEERIHAMGQFLRAEGAYLPRGNDILRAFADPFDAVRVLIVGQDPYPSPGHPMGLAFSTQPGVAAPRSLVNIYRELEADLGIPPRADGDLSSWAGQGIMLLNRVLTVRPGKPASHRGKGWEAVTEEAIRALARRDLPLVAILWGRDAQGAAAFLGDIPRIESPHPSPLSANRGFFGSRPFSRANELLEAQGVSGVDWSL; encoded by the coding sequence ATGACGCTTCCTGTCCACGAGTCTTGGCAGTCCCCGCTCGCACCCGTAGAGGAGCGCATCCACGCGATGGGGCAGTTTTTGCGCGCGGAAGGTGCCTACCTGCCGCGCGGCAACGACATCCTGCGCGCGTTTGCCGACCCTTTCGACGCAGTCCGCGTGCTTATCGTCGGCCAGGATCCCTACCCGAGCCCCGGGCACCCGATGGGACTGGCGTTTTCCACCCAGCCCGGCGTCGCCGCGCCGCGCTCCCTGGTCAACATCTACCGAGAGCTCGAGGCTGATCTCGGCATCCCGCCGCGCGCAGACGGCGACTTGAGCAGCTGGGCAGGCCAAGGGATCATGCTGCTCAACAGGGTCCTCACCGTGCGCCCGGGCAAACCCGCCTCGCACCGTGGCAAGGGATGGGAGGCGGTGACCGAGGAGGCGATCCGCGCGCTGGCGCGGCGCGATCTGCCCCTCGTGGCCATCCTGTGGGGGCGCGACGCGCAGGGCGCGGCGGCCTTTTTGGGCGATATCCCCCGCATCGAATCGCCCCACCCTTCGCCGCTGTCGGCCAACCGTGGGTTTTTCGGCTCGAGGCCCTTCTCGCGCGCCAACGAGCTGCTCGAGGCGCAGGGGGTCAGCGGTGTCGACTGGTCGTTGTAG